The nucleotide sequence CTTGATAAAAGCGGTCCAATAATTCTTTCATGTTTCTTTGAATTAAATCAAAGTTTGAACTCTTGAAATTATTTGATGTTTCAGGTTGTAATTCGACTAAATCCCCTAAGTCATTGATTACAATTAATTTATTAATTAATTCAGCGGCATGACGAGGTGTTTTGTACTTACTTTCATTTTGGTCAATACCATTGAATTTAGCATCTGGAGCAGCATTGGTCAATCATAATTGTGATTTTAAATTTGTGTTCAACTCACTTAAATTTTGTCAATTAATTGCTGCATTGATTAATGTTCTAAAAGCAACCGAAGCATTTTCGAACACACCAGAAGAAATTGATTTTTTAGAATCAAATTCACCTTTAAAACCTTGTTGAATTTCTTCAATTGTTGCGCCATAGACTAATTTCGCGTAATTATTATTAAATGCTACAGCTTCATAGTCGACTTTAACTAAATTGTCCCCAGCTTTGAGATTTGGGGCAGGTGTAATATTAAATGCTGTATTACCAATGCTGTGTGCATTTTTATATTCTTTATAATAGTTGATGTTAACTTTATCTTTTTGAATTAATTCTTTTTCTTTATCGTTTAATTTTGAGTAATCTAAAATTAAATTTTTATTATTGTTAAAGCTACTTACTTGATCATCATTTGTAATTGAACCTTTTATGAATTCGAGAACTTTTGGAGCTTTAGTGTTTTGAATAATTCCAATATTTAAGTATTGATCATTAATTTCAAGGACTAATTTATTTTCATTTGATTTGTTTGAATTTGGAATGTAGTTACCAGCATAAAGGTTATTTTCTCATCCGTTAACTCCATAATAATAGGTACCAATTTTGCGAACAATACCTTGTCCATTTACTTTTACTTCTGCATTTAAGTCTGAATCGTCTTTAAGTAAAGTATTGATGTACTCACTTGGGGCTGCTGCAAACATTAATGATTTGATAAACATAATTTTTCAAAAATCTAAAAAGTTATTATTTACTGCATTCTCTTCTTTAATTTCAAAGGTTAATTTTCCATTTTCCAGAGCATTTTTAGCTTCAAAATTTTCATCAAATTCTAAAAACTTAGTTGAATTAATACCATTAATGTCAAATTGTTGATTGTTAGTAAAAAGTAAAGCACCGAAGCGATCAGTTTGATCGTTAAAACGTTTACGTGCAGCTGCATCACTAGCTAAAGCTTCGGTAAGTGTACCATTGTGTTCTCTTCTAACTCTTTGGAATTGTCCTGTGTAATAACTTCTTAAATATGAATATCAAAAGTCACGCGCGGATACTCTGAATTGAGTTTTTTGACCTTTGGTATCGCTTCAGTAGACGTTTTTACGGACTTCAATTTGCATTTTCATTGCATTTTTCATACTTTGTTCAAAATAAGCACTATTAATTGATTTTTGATTTGCTGAATAAAGTTTTTCAAATGGTTCGCTTGATTTTAGGATTGCTTTATTGGTTTGAGAGTCTAAACTATCAATTTCATCAGTATCAAATTCAACGACACTTTTATCTTTTAAGGTTAAAATGATTTTTGATGCTAGTTCTAACTTGTAACGGTAAAATCCGGGTTTGGTTACGTTTTGAGTCTCTTTATCATATTGCGGTGATGAAATTGTTTCATTTCTAAAAAGTATTGCAGCTGAAGCAATTTCAAGTTTTGAATTTGGATCGATCCGCGAGTCCAACATTGTCGAAGTATCTAAACTATAGTATTTTAAGTTAAATGATTCTAAATTGGTAGATAATGTAGTTTGTTTATTTTCGCAACTGATAACTGCTAAAGGTAATGTTGCTAAAGAACCTACAAAAA is from Mycoplasmopsis pullorum and encodes:
- a CDS encoding OppA family ABC transporter substrate-binding lipoprotein, giving the protein MKFKNKILLPFFVGSLATLPLAVISCENKQTTLSTNLESFNLKYYSLDTSTMLDSRIDPNSKLEIASAAILFRNETISSPQYDKETQNVTKPGFYRYKLELASKIILTLKDKSVVEFDTDEIDSLDSQTNKAILKSSEPFEKLYSANQKSINSAYFEQSMKNAMKMQIEVRKNVYWSDTKGQKTQFRVSARDFWYSYLRSYYTGQFQRVRREHNGTLTEALASDAAARKRFNDQTDRFGALLFTNNQQFDINGINSTKFLEFDENFEAKNALENGKLTFEIKEENAVNNNFLDFWKIMFIKSLMFAAAPSEYINTLLKDDSDLNAEVKVNGQGIVRKIGTYYYGVNGWENNLYAGNYIPNSNKSNENKLVLEINDQYLNIGIIQNTKAPKVLEFIKGSITNDDQVSSFNNNKNLILDYSKLNDKEKELIQKDKVNINYYKEYKNAHSIGNTAFNITPAPNLKAGDNLVKVDYEAVAFNNNYAKLVYGATIEEIQQGFKGEFDSKKSISSGVFENASVAFRTLINAAINWQNLSELNTNLKSQLWLTNAAPDAKFNGIDQNESKYKTPRHAAELINKLIVINDLGDLVELQPETSNNFKSSNFDLIQRNMKELLDRFYQENNLAATEKIKWFIYNNRIWDIQEKKRANEIVNIIKELDTRLEPTLVIKENQKDIDSVIGSTNGNGNNSIAQNIVYNYEYDSLSPYLDKITHAIGLSPFALWYKFAELSDDNEVDQKLKKHFPMMVKFSQTLKAKITDGFIKWNEYYTGTEQNYRKLEWSDLPHLNSYEERMLYLRGELSGENDKKGWSYTGLGGVGYKWDIEKKEFVIDNIAEQSKFARYFVSISKNEELAELLRELNTWRSFNIDLDKSITSLDNRSILITHKNTEIVIPIYDVAYPQDYKITK